From a single Paenibacillus sp. FSL R5-0345 genomic region:
- a CDS encoding DMT family transporter has protein sequence MKRSRMADFSLLLVAMMWGCTFLIVQNAVKVLPPLAFNSIRFTGAALLLALITFIFYRKEWKQLSFRMVRDSLLLGLFLFMGYGFQTMGLLYTTTSNTGFITGLSVVLVPFLSLALLKHAISRYTWFSAALAAVGLYLLTFTGSSLSLNKGDALILLCAIAFALQVAYTGVYAPHYPALPLATLQLAFVGLLSIVASLIFEGAAPLAHSAELIKDPDVLWALLISIGPTSAFAFWIQTACQKYTTPSRVAIIYATEPVFAVLTGLAFGGETLGMSALLGCGCILGAMLMAELSPEPGQNQHKKNYFSKLHLFRKR, from the coding sequence GTGAAGCGTTCCCGTATGGCCGATTTCAGCCTGCTACTTGTGGCGATGATGTGGGGATGCACCTTTCTGATTGTTCAAAATGCTGTCAAAGTGCTCCCTCCACTCGCGTTTAACAGCATCCGCTTTACAGGTGCTGCCCTGTTGCTGGCTCTAATCACTTTTATTTTTTACCGCAAGGAGTGGAAGCAGTTAAGCTTCCGCATGGTACGCGATTCTCTGCTGCTAGGCCTTTTTTTGTTTATGGGCTATGGCTTCCAGACCATGGGACTTCTATATACGACCACCTCCAATACCGGGTTTATTACCGGTCTATCGGTCGTATTGGTTCCGTTTCTCTCTCTGGCGCTACTAAAGCATGCCATTTCACGTTACACTTGGTTCAGCGCGGCGCTTGCCGCAGTAGGTCTTTACCTGCTGACCTTCACAGGCTCATCTCTGTCCCTGAATAAAGGTGATGCTCTTATCCTGCTATGCGCCATAGCTTTTGCGCTGCAAGTCGCATATACTGGCGTTTATGCACCTCATTATCCGGCGTTGCCGCTGGCAACCCTGCAGCTCGCCTTCGTTGGACTGCTAAGCATTGTCGCTTCGCTTATCTTTGAAGGAGCTGCACCGCTGGCACACAGCGCAGAGCTTATCAAGGACCCGGACGTTCTCTGGGCACTTTTAATCTCTATCGGTCCTACCAGCGCTTTTGCTTTCTGGATTCAAACCGCCTGCCAGAAATACACTACGCCTTCAAGGGTAGCCATTATTTATGCCACAGAACCTGTATTCGCTGTGCTGACAGGCTTAGCCTTTGGCGGAGAAACGCTTGGTATGTCCGCTCTGCTCGGTTGTGGTTGTATTCTGGGAGCTATGCTTATGGCAGAGCTGAGTCCGGAACCGGGTCAGAATCAACATAAGAAGAATTATTTTTCCAAATTACATTTATTTAGAAAGAGATAA
- a CDS encoding metal-dependent hydrolase produces the protein MMGRSHLIISTGVTLSVMSLMSHEITIPVIAVAALSSLLPDIDEPNSLLVRKAIPEFLLRALQIALIGAAIYLYFAGIVERPWNIVLALLVGSVSFLPSRKLRHLVMILIAIALFAFGEAYDPWNYIAACVLVVSSIVPHRGLTHTLYGVAGWSALLYFASAGINDGGSLWIAGGMSYALHLLADSLTQRGITPLPPIPFKLRLKLMSTGTKKGGAVENICIMLTLAFVVYVFILSP, from the coding sequence ATGATGGGCAGATCCCATTTAATAATCAGCACTGGGGTTACCCTATCTGTAATGAGTTTGATGTCACACGAGATTACGATTCCAGTTATTGCGGTCGCAGCGTTAAGCTCTTTGCTGCCTGATATCGATGAACCGAATTCGCTGCTCGTGCGCAAGGCGATTCCAGAGTTTCTATTGAGAGCGCTGCAAATTGCTTTGATAGGCGCGGCAATTTATCTCTATTTTGCCGGAATCGTGGAACGCCCTTGGAATATTGTGCTGGCATTGCTTGTAGGTAGTGTATCATTCCTTCCAAGCCGAAAGCTGCGCCATTTGGTCATGATTTTAATCGCCATAGCACTCTTTGCCTTCGGGGAAGCCTATGATCCATGGAACTACATTGCAGCATGCGTGCTCGTCGTTTCGTCGATTGTCCCACACCGTGGCCTGACACATACCTTGTATGGTGTTGCGGGCTGGAGCGCCTTATTGTATTTCGCCTCAGCCGGTATAAATGACGGTGGCAGTCTATGGATAGCTGGCGGTATGTCGTATGCACTTCATCTACTGGCAGACTCCCTTACTCAAAGAGGAATTACACCATTGCCGCCAATCCCCTTTAAGCTGCGTCTCAAGCTAATGAGTACAGGCACGAAAAAAGGTGGAGCCGTAGAGAACATCTGCATCATGCTGACTCTAGCGTTC